The following are from one region of the Siniperca chuatsi isolate FFG_IHB_CAS linkage group LG13, ASM2008510v1, whole genome shotgun sequence genome:
- the LOC122887191 gene encoding uncharacterized protein LOC122887191 has product MGNMQCPAEDAAHLASVARDICPFPNYNPSPFFSNMLSINSSLHLRNHYTAVQSSLTPKQLDDFTQGLKTTFGKEGNVTLGGVGVVALSLAVLFDTLARQVRGEWVSDSGPIPGLFVKDLRGYYPPQVYTVSEYLRLVPHIANNPTRMRDESERYFKQLMIDQQTVEENKSKSDDDIIGVNIKLGQLFQSSLGIHLLRITNSAVVDKIDKVAVKALQKAKGNLVPTESTTETGVDAAHVSKTRKRRLLPPENFVIFNLNCDPEAASKDFLAEVQKSNDTQEAFKKCQPFNGHIPKTWLHFIARLVWLDVINIPVFDFDRERELLIAQREDLDLKANALRKWAE; this is encoded by the exons ATGGGGAACATGCAGTGCCCTGCCGAGGACGCAGCACATTTGGCTTCTGTCGCTCGAGATATCTGCCCTTTCCCAAACTACAACCCCAGTCCTTTTTTCAGCAACATGCTGTCCATCAACTCTTCACTTCACCTGAGGAACCACTACACGGCAGTGCAGTCCTCCCTGACCCCCAAGCAGCTGGATGACTTCACCCAGGGCCTGAAGACCACTTTTGGCAAGGAGGGCAATGTCACTCTTGGCGGGGTGGGGGTAGTGGCCCTGTCCCTGGCTGTGCTGTTTGACACTCTTGCCAGACAGGTCAGGGGAGAGTGGGTGTCAGACTCAGGGCCCATTCCAGGTTTATTTGTCAAAGACCTGAGAGGCTACTACCCACCGCAGGTCTACACAGTCAGCGAGTACCTGAGGCTGGTACCCCACATTGCAAACAACCCCACCAGGATGAGAGATGAGTCAGAGAG GTACTTCAAGCAGCTCATGATAGACCAGCAAACTGTGGAAGAAAACAAGAGCAAGAGCGATGATGACATCATAGGGGTCAACATCAAGCTTGGGCAGTTATTTCAAAGCAGTTTGGGCATTCACCTACTCCGTATTACCAACTCTGCAGTTGTAGATAAGATAGATAAAGTCGCCGTTAAGGCACTACAGAAAGCAAAAGGAAATCTAGTCCCTACAGAAAGCACCACTGAAACTGGAGTTGATGCAGCTCATGTCAGCAAAACCAGAAAGAGACGCCTTCTTCCCCCGGAAAACTTTGTTATCTTCAATCTCAACTGCGATCCAGAGGCAGCTAGCAAAGATTTTTTGGCTGAAGTGCAGAAATCAAATGACACACAAgaagcttttaaaaaatgccaGCCATTCAATGGGCACATACCAAAGACATGGTTGCATTTCATTGCCAGGCTAGTCTGGCTAGACGTCATCAACATCCCCGTCTTTGATTTTGATCGTGAACGTGAATTACTGATAGCTCAAAGAGAAGATCTTGACCTGAAGGCCAATGCACTCAGAAAATGGGCAGAGTAG
- the LOC122886675 gene encoding cysteine-rich secretory protein LCCL domain-containing 1-like isoform X1, whose protein sequence is MKMSFPFMSWVRVASLFLCLTQTVLAMVLTNSTRLESILDKYRDRDEEWWRAKSRGKRAISEGDMHLILDLHNKLRGQVYPPASNMEYMVWDYELERSAEHWAHTCRWEHGPSHMLTQIGQNLGAHWGRDRPPTYHVQAWYDEVRYYSYPYSQECNPHCPFRCSGPVCTHYTQLVWATSNRIGCAINVCYNMNVWGMIWAKAVYLVCNYSPPGNWWGHAPYKYGTPCSACPASYAGGCRDNLCYKDGGVDRRPAPEIEETNYIEPEPEPVRDREPQPRAQTPNPSPNDNLERNQVVSTEQMCQQVDCETKLRDQCKGTTCNRYECPPGCLDSPGKVVGTGYYDMQSSVCGAGIHFGVIDNDGGWLDVTRLGRKQQFSKSYKNGIQSVGKNRSANSFKVESVPVKAVTCDTSVAVFCPFKKPLRHCPRLYCPRNCLHDSRARVIGTKYFSDKSSICRAAIHAGVIQNESGGYLDVMPVDKRKQYTGSYQNGITSESLLNPTGGKAFRVFAVI, encoded by the exons ATGAAGATGTCTTTTCCTTTCATGAGCTGGGTTAGAGTGGCGAGCttgttcctgtgtttgacccagaCCGTCCTGGCCATGGTCCTCACCAACTCCACACGACTCGAGTCCATCCTGGACAAGTACAGGGACAGGGATGAGGAGTGGTGGAGGGCCAAGTCAAGAGGCAAGAGGGCCATCAGCGAGGGAGACATGCACCTCATCCTGGACTTGCACAACAAGCTGCGGGGTCAGGTCTACCCTCCTGCCTCCAACATGGAGTACATG GTATGGGATTATGAGTTAGAGAGGAGCGCAGAGCACTGGGCACATACATGCCGATGGGAACATGGACCGAGCCACATGTTGACACAAATAGGCCAAAACCTTGGAGCGCACTGGGGCAG GGACCGCCCCCCTACCTACCATGTCCAGGCCTGGTATGATGAGGTGAGGTACTACAGCTATCCCTACTCCCAGGAGTGTAACCCACACTGCCCATTCAGATGTTCAGGACCAGTTTGTACTCACTACACTCAA TTGGTGTGGGCGACTAGCAATCGTATTGGCTGTGCTATCAATGTGTGTTACAACATGAACGTGTGGGGAATGATCTGGGCTAAAGCTGTCTATCTGGTCTGCAACTACTCTCCACC ggGCAACTGGTGGGGTCATGCGCCATACAAATATGGAACTCCCTGTTCTGCCTGTCCAGCTAGCTATGCTGGAGGCTGCAGGGACAATCTCTGCTACAAAG ATGGGGGTGTTGACAGGCGTCCAGCTCCTGAGATTGAGGAGACCAACTACATTGAACCTGAACCGGAACCAGTAAGGGACAGGGAGCCCCAACCCAGGGCCCAGACACCAAACCCCTCGCCCAATGACAACCTAGAGAGAAACCAGGTTGTCAGCACCGAGCAGATGT gCCAACAGGTTGACTGTGAGACTAAGCTGAGAGATCAGTGCAAGGGAACGACCTGTAACAG ATATGAGTGTCCACCTGGCTGCCTTGACAGCCCTGGAAAAGTAGTTGGGACTGGATATTATGACATG CAGTCCAGTGTGTGTGGAGCTGGGATACACTTTGGTGTTATTGACAATGACGGAGGATGGCTGGATGTAACCAGACTGGGCAGAAAACAACAATTCAGCAAGTCATACAAGAATGGTATTCAATCAGTTGG TAAAAACAGGAGTGCAAATTCCTTCAAAGTAGAGTCGGTGCCTG TCAAGGCAGTAACATGTGATACCAGCGTGGCAGTTTTCTGCCCTTTCAAGAAACCTCTACGACACTGTCCCAG GTTGTACTGTCCCAGGAACTGCCTACATGACAGTCGAGCCCGAGTCATTGGGACAAAATACTTCTCAGAT aAATCCAGTATCTGCCGAGCAGCCATTCATGCTGGAGTGATCCAGAATGAGTCAGGAGGGTACCTCGATGTGATGCCTGTGGACAAAAGGAAGCAGTACACTGGTAGTTACCAGAATGGCATCACCTCAGAGAG CCTACTGAACCCAACAGGTGGAAAAGCCTTCAGAGTGTTTGCAGTCATCTGA
- the LOC122886675 gene encoding cysteine-rich secretory protein LCCL domain-containing 1-like isoform X2: protein MKMSFPFMSWVRVASLFLCLTQTVLAMVLTNSTRLESILDKYRDRDEEWWRAKSRGKRAISEGDMHLILDLHNKLRGQVYPPASNMEYMVWDYELERSAEHWAHTCRWEHGPSHMLTQIGQNLGAHWGRDRPPTYHVQAWYDEVRYYSYPYSQECNPHCPFRCSGPVCTHYTQLVWATSNRIGCAINVCYNMNVWGMIWAKAVYLVCNYSPPGNWWGHAPYKYGTPCSACPASYAGGCRDNLCYKDGGVDRRPAPEIEETNYIEPEPEPVRDREPQPRAQTPNPSPNDNLERNQVVSTEQMCQQVDCETKLRDQCKGTTCNRYECPPGCLDSPGKVVGTGYYDMSSVCGAGIHFGVIDNDGGWLDVTRLGRKQQFSKSYKNGIQSVGKNRSANSFKVESVPVKAVTCDTSVAVFCPFKKPLRHCPRLYCPRNCLHDSRARVIGTKYFSDKSSICRAAIHAGVIQNESGGYLDVMPVDKRKQYTGSYQNGITSESLLNPTGGKAFRVFAVI, encoded by the exons ATGAAGATGTCTTTTCCTTTCATGAGCTGGGTTAGAGTGGCGAGCttgttcctgtgtttgacccagaCCGTCCTGGCCATGGTCCTCACCAACTCCACACGACTCGAGTCCATCCTGGACAAGTACAGGGACAGGGATGAGGAGTGGTGGAGGGCCAAGTCAAGAGGCAAGAGGGCCATCAGCGAGGGAGACATGCACCTCATCCTGGACTTGCACAACAAGCTGCGGGGTCAGGTCTACCCTCCTGCCTCCAACATGGAGTACATG GTATGGGATTATGAGTTAGAGAGGAGCGCAGAGCACTGGGCACATACATGCCGATGGGAACATGGACCGAGCCACATGTTGACACAAATAGGCCAAAACCTTGGAGCGCACTGGGGCAG GGACCGCCCCCCTACCTACCATGTCCAGGCCTGGTATGATGAGGTGAGGTACTACAGCTATCCCTACTCCCAGGAGTGTAACCCACACTGCCCATTCAGATGTTCAGGACCAGTTTGTACTCACTACACTCAA TTGGTGTGGGCGACTAGCAATCGTATTGGCTGTGCTATCAATGTGTGTTACAACATGAACGTGTGGGGAATGATCTGGGCTAAAGCTGTCTATCTGGTCTGCAACTACTCTCCACC ggGCAACTGGTGGGGTCATGCGCCATACAAATATGGAACTCCCTGTTCTGCCTGTCCAGCTAGCTATGCTGGAGGCTGCAGGGACAATCTCTGCTACAAAG ATGGGGGTGTTGACAGGCGTCCAGCTCCTGAGATTGAGGAGACCAACTACATTGAACCTGAACCGGAACCAGTAAGGGACAGGGAGCCCCAACCCAGGGCCCAGACACCAAACCCCTCGCCCAATGACAACCTAGAGAGAAACCAGGTTGTCAGCACCGAGCAGATGT gCCAACAGGTTGACTGTGAGACTAAGCTGAGAGATCAGTGCAAGGGAACGACCTGTAACAG ATATGAGTGTCCACCTGGCTGCCTTGACAGCCCTGGAAAAGTAGTTGGGACTGGATATTATGACATG TCCAGTGTGTGTGGAGCTGGGATACACTTTGGTGTTATTGACAATGACGGAGGATGGCTGGATGTAACCAGACTGGGCAGAAAACAACAATTCAGCAAGTCATACAAGAATGGTATTCAATCAGTTGG TAAAAACAGGAGTGCAAATTCCTTCAAAGTAGAGTCGGTGCCTG TCAAGGCAGTAACATGTGATACCAGCGTGGCAGTTTTCTGCCCTTTCAAGAAACCTCTACGACACTGTCCCAG GTTGTACTGTCCCAGGAACTGCCTACATGACAGTCGAGCCCGAGTCATTGGGACAAAATACTTCTCAGAT aAATCCAGTATCTGCCGAGCAGCCATTCATGCTGGAGTGATCCAGAATGAGTCAGGAGGGTACCTCGATGTGATGCCTGTGGACAAAAGGAAGCAGTACACTGGTAGTTACCAGAATGGCATCACCTCAGAGAG CCTACTGAACCCAACAGGTGGAAAAGCCTTCAGAGTGTTTGCAGTCATCTGA